The following are from one region of the Streptomyces changanensis genome:
- a CDS encoding ABC transporter permease — protein MKPSKRRPGPLGALGASLGAVLVALPLGVAVLGPLFADAPAPGLAAPYAARDVEHLLGTDALGRDVLALLLHGGRSALGMALGAVALAYLVGGLAGLLAASARRRWLDELLIRPLDVLLPLPTLLVISVVAVGWRGSPVAIALAVAAVNVPPVARLVRAAALDAASGPVAEALRLQGESWARVQFGLVARSALAPVAADIGTRVTLAVFLVGSANFLGLGLDPTAPDWAVSIARGREGLLLQPWAVLAPAAMLVLFTVGLNLFADRLLARSRHRTQEAVR, from the coding sequence GTGAAGCCGTCGAAACGGCGGCCCGGCCCCCTCGGCGCCCTCGGGGCGTCGCTCGGCGCCGTCCTCGTCGCCCTGCCCCTGGGCGTGGCCGTGCTGGGTCCGCTGTTCGCCGACGCTCCCGCCCCCGGGCTGGCCGCCCCGTACGCGGCGCGTGACGTCGAGCACCTCCTCGGGACGGACGCCCTGGGTCGCGACGTGCTGGCCCTGCTGCTCCACGGGGGGCGCAGCGCGCTCGGCATGGCCCTGGGCGCGGTCGCCCTCGCCTACCTGGTGGGCGGCCTGGCCGGGCTGCTGGCGGCGTCGGCCCGTCGGCGGTGGCTGGACGAGCTGCTGATCCGGCCCCTCGACGTGCTGCTCCCGCTGCCCACGCTCCTGGTGATCAGCGTGGTCGCGGTGGGCTGGCGGGGTTCCCCGGTCGCCATCGCGCTGGCGGTCGCCGCCGTGAACGTCCCGCCCGTGGCCCGGTTGGTCCGGGCGGCGGCGCTGGACGCGGCGAGCGGTCCCGTCGCCGAGGCCCTGCGGCTGCAGGGCGAGTCCTGGGCCCGCGTCCAGTTCGGCCTCGTCGCGCGGTCGGCGCTCGCCCCGGTCGCCGCCGACATCGGCACCCGGGTCACCCTCGCGGTGTTCCTTGTGGGTTCGGCGAACTTCCTCGGCCTCGGGCTGGACCCGACGGCGCCCGACTGGGCGGTGAGCATCGCGCGCGGGCGTGAGGGGCTGCTGCTCCAGCCGTGGGCCGTGCTGGCGCCGGCCGCGATGCTCGTCCTGTTCACCGTGGGGCTCAACCTGTTCGCCGACCGTCTGCTGGCCCGTTCCCGGCACCGTACGCAGGAGGCCGTCCGATGA
- a CDS encoding thioesterase II family protein — MPRPTTTPRWLARRRESTEAVANVYVFAHAGGSVGEYLMWADDLTDLRVWGVRLPGRSARLAEPPYHRLEPLVDDLTAQVSFAGPSVFLGHSFGALVAYETARALHRKGREGPGHLILSSCPPPHVIGTGRREAPLAGLPDDELLAAVEERWGPLSDQVHDDPRLRKLVLDPLRCDLGVLEAYEHRPGPRLPVPVTLLCGTEEADRLSLDGWSDHLEHVTERLCLPGGHFHFRADRAPLLDVVRDRARSLVTTQRTGAPT; from the coding sequence ATGCCCCGCCCCACCACAACGCCACGCTGGCTGGCCCGCCGCCGCGAAAGCACCGAGGCCGTGGCGAACGTCTACGTCTTCGCCCACGCGGGCGGCTCGGTCGGCGAGTACCTGATGTGGGCCGACGACCTGACCGACCTACGGGTGTGGGGCGTGCGGCTGCCCGGCAGGTCGGCCAGACTGGCCGAGCCCCCCTACCACCGACTCGAACCCCTGGTCGATGACCTGACGGCCCAGGTCTCCTTCGCCGGTCCGTCCGTCTTCCTCGGCCACAGCTTCGGGGCCCTCGTCGCCTACGAGACCGCCCGTGCCCTGCACCGGAAGGGCCGCGAGGGGCCCGGCCACCTGATCCTGTCGTCCTGCCCGCCCCCGCACGTCATCGGCACCGGCCGACGGGAGGCCCCCCTGGCCGGCCTGCCCGACGACGAGTTGCTCGCGGCGGTCGAGGAGCGCTGGGGTCCGCTGTCCGACCAGGTGCACGACGACCCCCGGCTGCGCAAGCTGGTGCTGGACCCCCTGCGCTGCGACTTGGGCGTCCTGGAGGCGTACGAGCACCGGCCCGGTCCGCGCCTCCCCGTCCCGGTGACCCTCCTGTGCGGGACCGAGGAGGCCGATCGGCTCTCGCTCGACGGCTGGTCCGACCACCTGGAGCACGTCACCGAGCGGCTGTGCCTGCCCGGCGGCCACTTCCACTTCCGCGCGGACCGCGCGCCACTCCTCGACGTCGTCCGGGACAGAGCCCGGTCCCTCGTCACCACCCAGCGGACGGGAGCACCCACGTGA
- a CDS encoding aldo/keto reductase codes for MDHLVFGRRCGLRVSAYALGTVNFGSTWGGGTDLAEARAVVDGFAEAGGTLIDTADCYQDGQAETFLGEILAGRRDHFTLATKYAYGVSAADRALLTTGNSRSAMIRSLEGSLRRLRTDHVDLYWAHFPDDLTPVEEIVAALDDLVRAGKIRYAGLSNFPAWRTARAVTLGEVTGRTPVVGVQTEYSLIERTADRELLPMAEALGLGVTLWGPLGGGLLTGKYRNGSEGRLTDWHGRVIRTESDGHRTAVLDEVLSIAKEVGAPPGQVAVAWLDIRARRAGTARVTVIGPRTTAQLDDYLAALDLELDDTHVRRLDTVSAVPLGSPHEIAHSARDALLGGDASRVRPPALRVP; via the coding sequence ATGGACCACCTGGTCTTCGGCCGGCGCTGCGGGCTGCGGGTGTCCGCCTACGCGCTCGGCACCGTCAACTTCGGCTCCACGTGGGGAGGCGGCACCGACCTGGCCGAGGCGCGTGCCGTCGTCGACGGGTTCGCCGAGGCGGGCGGCACCCTGATCGACACGGCCGACTGCTACCAGGACGGCCAGGCCGAGACGTTCCTCGGCGAGATCCTGGCCGGCCGCCGCGACCACTTCACCCTGGCGACCAAGTACGCGTACGGCGTCAGCGCCGCCGACCGCGCCCTCCTGACCACCGGGAACTCCCGCAGCGCCATGATCCGCTCGCTGGAGGGCAGCCTGCGCCGGCTGAGGACCGACCACGTCGACCTGTACTGGGCGCACTTCCCCGACGATCTCACCCCGGTCGAGGAGATCGTCGCGGCGCTCGACGACCTCGTGCGCGCGGGGAAGATCCGCTACGCGGGACTGTCGAACTTCCCGGCATGGCGCACCGCGCGGGCCGTGACACTCGGCGAGGTCACGGGCCGGACGCCGGTGGTCGGCGTGCAGACCGAGTACAGCCTGATCGAGCGCACCGCCGACCGCGAGCTGCTGCCCATGGCCGAGGCCCTGGGGCTCGGAGTGACGTTGTGGGGGCCGCTCGGCGGGGGGCTGCTGACGGGGAAGTACCGCAACGGCTCCGAGGGCCGGCTCACCGACTGGCACGGCCGCGTCATCCGCACCGAGTCCGACGGCCACCGCACCGCCGTGCTCGACGAGGTGCTCTCGATCGCCAAGGAGGTGGGTGCCCCGCCCGGGCAGGTCGCCGTCGCCTGGCTCGACATCCGCGCCCGGCGGGCCGGGACGGCCCGGGTCACGGTCATCGGGCCGCGTACCACCGCCCAGCTCGACGACTACCTCGCGGCGCTCGACCTGGAACTCGACGACACGCACGTCCGGCGCCTGGACACCGTCAGCGCCGTCCCCCTCGGCTCTCCGCACGAGATCGCGCACAGCGCGCGCGACGCCCTGCTGGGCGGCGACGCCTCCCGTGTCCGCCCGCCCGCGCTCCGCGTCCCGTGA
- a CDS encoding FAD-dependent oxidoreductase — protein sequence MPHTPDPDQTSGHDVIVVGNGALGSSAAVELARRGASVALIGRTHRPYAASTAAGAMLGCFGEVTTALVDNEYGRLKFDLDLKAKDIWPEWLEGISGGASDGRDILTATGTTVLLNSVGTAGIDSGNFHAIRSMLEKHDEPYETVDPADVAWLDPDPNSRPLQALHIPSEHAVDSGRLLLRLERTARDLGVTLVDGHATSVISEGGRARGVVLENGERLLAGQVLLAGGVGTQDLVDSVPALGDCIPRLVAGYGVSALVTTQDGTQPDSVIRTPNRAFACGLHIVPRGAGRVYVGATNIVSPRPLADPVMRDILFLLECSHRQTRRNLWTSTVVGVNVGNRPISLDGFPLLGETPLSGLWMMTGTYRDGLFLSPLLAQEFGRRMSGETPRLDLDPFTPERPPLQGVSRRAIVDTTVEHTLATGYEQHWQVPTDWQEFFDVALKPAYDAWAEELDPEFTPQPDLLAASRTEPLLTKWLRAYYENCRARFPRTARRPRSAGDLIDDAAGLLAAARVPKPRADALALAAHAMPGHDQDGGADEPLPEKETEAFRSLVARRAEREPLEYLLGRVRFFDLELEVGEGAYIPRRRTEAMVTEALARCTAERPRVVDLCTGSGAVALAVGALRPGSTVTGVDNSAPALRWAERNRSGLASRVGSDVDFVEGDVTDERLLADLGGRVDLVTAVPPNVPDRVQLVPELSDHQPRAALRAGWDGLDTVRSVVTAAARLLTPGGVLAVEHHDALADAVADIVRSAGFESVTSHTDGDGHPRFLIARRASA from the coding sequence ATGCCTCACACACCCGACCCGGACCAGACCTCCGGCCACGACGTCATCGTCGTGGGCAACGGTGCCCTCGGCTCGTCCGCCGCCGTGGAACTGGCCCGCCGCGGCGCCTCGGTGGCCCTGATCGGCCGCACGCACCGCCCGTACGCCGCGTCGACGGCGGCCGGCGCCATGCTCGGCTGCTTCGGCGAGGTGACCACCGCGCTGGTGGACAACGAGTACGGCCGGCTCAAGTTCGACCTGGACCTCAAAGCGAAGGACATCTGGCCCGAGTGGCTGGAGGGCATCTCCGGCGGGGCGTCCGACGGCCGCGACATCCTCACCGCGACCGGCACCACCGTCCTGCTCAACAGCGTCGGCACGGCGGGCATCGACAGCGGGAACTTCCACGCGATCCGCTCGATGCTCGAAAAGCACGACGAGCCCTACGAAACGGTGGACCCGGCCGACGTCGCCTGGCTCGACCCCGACCCCAACTCCCGCCCCCTGCAGGCCCTGCACATCCCCTCCGAGCACGCCGTGGACTCCGGCCGCCTGCTGCTCCGGCTCGAACGCACGGCTCGGGACCTCGGCGTCACCCTCGTGGACGGCCACGCCACCTCCGTGATCAGCGAGGGCGGCCGGGCGCGCGGTGTGGTGCTGGAGAACGGCGAACGGCTCCTGGCCGGACAGGTGCTCCTGGCCGGCGGGGTCGGCACGCAGGACCTGGTGGACTCCGTACCGGCGCTCGGCGACTGCATCCCCCGGCTCGTCGCCGGCTACGGGGTCTCCGCCCTCGTCACCACCCAGGACGGGACGCAGCCCGACTCCGTGATCAGGACCCCCAACCGCGCCTTCGCGTGCGGCCTGCACATCGTGCCGCGCGGCGCGGGACGCGTCTACGTCGGCGCGACCAACATCGTCAGTCCGCGCCCGCTGGCCGACCCGGTGATGCGGGACATCCTGTTCCTGCTCGAATGCTCCCACCGCCAGACCCGCCGCAACCTGTGGACCAGCACGGTCGTCGGCGTGAACGTGGGCAACCGGCCCATCTCCCTCGACGGGTTCCCGCTGCTCGGGGAGACGCCCCTGAGCGGTCTGTGGATGATGACCGGCACCTACCGGGACGGGCTGTTCCTCTCCCCCCTGCTCGCCCAGGAGTTCGGCCGGCGGATGTCGGGCGAGACCCCGCGGTTGGACCTGGACCCCTTCACCCCCGAACGGCCGCCGCTGCAGGGCGTGTCACGGCGGGCCATCGTCGACACGACGGTGGAGCACACCCTGGCCACCGGGTACGAACAGCACTGGCAGGTCCCCACCGACTGGCAGGAGTTCTTCGACGTCGCCCTCAAGCCCGCCTACGACGCCTGGGCGGAGGAACTCGACCCGGAGTTCACCCCGCAGCCCGACCTGCTGGCCGCCTCCCGGACGGAGCCGCTGCTGACGAAGTGGCTGCGCGCCTACTACGAAAACTGCCGTGCCAGGTTCCCCCGGACGGCGCGGCGCCCGCGATCGGCCGGCGATCTGATCGACGACGCGGCCGGACTCCTCGCCGCGGCCCGGGTCCCGAAGCCGCGTGCCGACGCCCTGGCCCTCGCCGCGCACGCGATGCCCGGTCACGACCAGGACGGCGGCGCCGACGAGCCGCTGCCCGAGAAGGAGACCGAGGCGTTCCGGTCGCTGGTGGCCCGCCGCGCCGAACGGGAGCCGCTGGAGTACCTCCTCGGCCGGGTCCGTTTCTTCGACCTGGAGCTGGAGGTCGGCGAAGGCGCCTACATCCCCCGGAGGCGTACCGAGGCCATGGTCACCGAGGCTCTCGCCCGCTGCACCGCCGAGCGCCCCCGGGTGGTCGACCTGTGCACCGGCTCCGGGGCGGTCGCCCTGGCCGTCGGCGCCCTGCGCCCCGGCTCGACCGTCACCGGCGTGGACAACTCCGCCCCCGCCCTCCGGTGGGCCGAACGGAACCGGAGCGGCCTGGCCTCGCGCGTCGGCTCCGACGTCGACTTCGTCGAGGGCGACGTCACCGACGAGCGGCTCCTCGCGGACCTCGGCGGCCGCGTCGACCTGGTCACGGCCGTCCCGCCGAACGTACCCGACCGCGTCCAGCTCGTGCCGGAACTGTCGGACCACCAGCCCAGGGCCGCCCTCCGCGCCGGCTGGGACGGACTCGACACGGTGCGCTCGGTGGTCACGGCGGCGGCCCGCCTGCTCACCCCGGGCGGCGTGCTGGCGGTGGAGCACCACGACGCCCTCGCGGACGCCGTCGCCGACATCGTCCGCAGCGCCGGTTTCGAGTCGGTCACCAGCCACACCGACGGTGACGGGCACCCCCGGTTCCTGATCGCCCGCCGCGCGTCCGCCTGA
- a CDS encoding SAM-dependent methyltransferase: MERRSDQPPGDGAAGAPSVARMYDFYVGGDHSHDPDREAASEALRALPGLDIAIRANRAFLRRAVRHAAERGITQFLDIGSGYLVDGPGNIHDVARRVSPDARVAYVELDPEGVAHNRAILGDDPAAVAVRGDFLKPHDVLADPDVRALLDFDQPLALTLAAVLHFIDDKDDPRGKVAELRDAMAPGSVLIVSHAYVRPDGTGTTSDAIRGVYQGFGSSLQNRGPAETGRFFDGFTLVEPGLTGMADWRPDEDTETDHPMTHSGVVGMGVKD, translated from the coding sequence ATGGAACGACGTTCCGACCAGCCCCCGGGGGACGGGGCCGCGGGCGCCCCGAGCGTCGCCCGCATGTACGACTTCTATGTGGGGGGAGACCACAGCCATGATCCCGACCGCGAAGCCGCGAGCGAAGCGCTGCGGGCCCTGCCCGGCCTGGACATCGCCATCCGCGCCAACCGGGCCTTCCTGCGGCGCGCGGTGCGGCACGCCGCCGAGCGCGGCATCACCCAGTTCCTGGACATCGGTTCCGGCTACCTCGTCGACGGTCCCGGGAACATCCACGACGTGGCCCGGCGCGTCAGTCCCGACGCTCGCGTGGCGTACGTCGAGTTGGACCCCGAGGGGGTGGCGCACAACCGGGCCATCCTGGGGGACGACCCCGCCGCGGTCGCCGTGCGGGGGGACTTCCTCAAGCCGCACGACGTCCTCGCGGACCCGGACGTCCGGGCCCTCCTCGACTTCGACCAGCCGCTGGCGCTGACGCTCGCGGCCGTCCTCCACTTCATCGACGACAAGGACGACCCCCGGGGGAAGGTCGCCGAACTCCGCGACGCCATGGCCCCCGGCAGTGTCCTGATCGTGTCCCACGCCTACGTCCGGCCGGACGGCACGGGTACGACCTCCGACGCGATCCGGGGGGTGTACCAGGGCTTCGGCAGCAGCCTGCAGAACCGCGGCCCCGCCGAGACCGGCCGCTTCTTCGACGGTTTCACCCTGGTGGAGCCCGGCCTGACCGGAATGGCCGACTGGCGCCCCGACGAGGACACCGAGACGGACCACCCCATGACCCACAGCGGTGTGGTCGGCATGGGCGTCAAGGACTGA
- a CDS encoding ABC transporter permease, with the protein MRGYALQRLALGVGQLALLAVLVFVLTALLPGDAADVRNDEDATDAQVAALREQLGLDRPAVERFTDWAAGLATGDLGTSLVSGGPVRDILADTVGTTLVLGAVTLAVVLPLALLLGVVSGLREGGRLDRAVSSVTLALNAVPDFVLALLLVAGLSLKLGLLPATWVGVGTADLFAEPTLLVLPVTVVAARMVCLLSRQVRAGVVSVLGAGYVAQARRLGVPRRTLLLRHLLPNAAIPGIQELARVGDNLVGGVLIVEAVFAVPGVATALVRAVEARDVPTVQGLALVVAVAALLFSLAADLVCHRLVPRTEVLR; encoded by the coding sequence ATGCGTGGGTACGCTCTGCAGCGGCTCGCCCTGGGCGTCGGCCAACTCGCGCTCCTCGCGGTGCTGGTCTTCGTCCTGACCGCCCTCCTGCCGGGTGACGCGGCCGACGTCCGCAACGACGAGGACGCCACCGACGCGCAGGTCGCGGCGTTGCGCGAGCAACTCGGCCTGGACCGGCCCGCGGTGGAACGGTTCACCGACTGGGCGGCGGGACTGGCGACCGGCGACCTCGGCACCTCCCTGGTCAGCGGCGGTCCGGTACGCGACATCCTCGCCGACACCGTGGGCACGACCCTGGTGCTCGGGGCGGTGACGCTCGCCGTCGTGCTGCCGCTCGCCCTGCTGCTCGGGGTCGTGTCCGGGCTGCGGGAGGGCGGGCGCCTGGACCGGGCCGTCTCCTCCGTCACCCTGGCGCTCAACGCCGTACCGGACTTCGTGCTGGCACTGCTGCTCGTCGCCGGCCTGTCCCTCAAGCTCGGTCTGCTGCCCGCCACATGGGTGGGCGTCGGGACGGCGGACCTGTTCGCCGAGCCGACGCTGCTGGTCCTGCCGGTCACGGTGGTGGCCGCCCGCATGGTGTGCCTGCTCTCCCGCCAGGTGCGCGCGGGCGTGGTCTCCGTGCTCGGCGCGGGGTACGTCGCCCAGGCCCGGCGCCTGGGCGTGCCCCGCCGGACGCTGCTGCTGCGCCACCTCCTGCCCAACGCGGCGATCCCCGGCATCCAGGAGCTGGCACGCGTGGGCGACAACCTCGTCGGCGGTGTGCTGATCGTCGAGGCGGTCTTCGCCGTACCGGGCGTGGCCACCGCCCTGGTGCGGGCGGTCGAGGCGCGGGACGTGCCCACCGTGCAGGGCCTCGCCCTGGTGGTCGCCGTCGCGGCGCTGCTGTTCAGCCTCGCGGCGGACCTGGTCTGCCATCGCCTCGTGCCACGGACGGAGGTCCTCCGGTGA
- a CDS encoding ABC transporter substrate-binding protein produces MSIFRNRREFLALTGATAGGLALTACGGDGAGSGEGAAGGGKGEPRRGGRFRALFTGGGEQETIDPHAEALAIDMARTKALFDRLVELDAGMKPVPRLAEKWESNADATVWRFTLRKALFHDGKALTPEDVLFTFARVLDPKATDHFAQGMLSVIDLGKSRGVGKNVVEVVLKRPAAEFPALLGTLGTAVVSARYADPAKPVGTGAFRLTSFQAGRSFAATRFDDHWDGGAYVDELRILSADADARGNALRAGEAEFGYEMTPTFARTVQADRAVRILAAKGSTAHALVMKCDQEPFDDPRVTLALKLLADREKLVRVVLAGQGVVGNDMFGKGYQYYPGDVPQRTRDVDEARALLKKAGALNRTLSIYTSSVANGFVEAATLFAEQAADAGLRVKVTTGPSETYFKDQLAKGVMGSHRSGAMTIPNYINDRLLSTSAFNASAWRRKDFDATFAKAQSTTDTAERTALYGALQRTVHDEGGLLVWGHPDWLNAVSSRVRGMEAAPPNTLHSARFDKVWLA; encoded by the coding sequence ATGTCGATCTTCCGTAACCGTCGAGAGTTCCTCGCCCTGACCGGCGCGACCGCCGGCGGTCTGGCCCTGACCGCGTGCGGTGGCGATGGCGCGGGCTCCGGGGAGGGGGCCGCGGGTGGGGGCAAGGGGGAGCCCCGGCGCGGCGGCCGGTTCCGGGCCCTGTTCACCGGGGGCGGCGAGCAGGAGACCATCGATCCGCACGCGGAGGCCCTGGCCATCGACATGGCCCGCACCAAGGCCCTGTTCGACCGGCTCGTGGAGCTCGACGCCGGGATGAAGCCCGTGCCGCGCCTCGCCGAGAAGTGGGAGTCCAACGCCGACGCCACCGTATGGCGCTTCACCCTGCGCAAGGCGCTGTTCCACGACGGGAAGGCCCTCACCCCCGAGGACGTCCTCTTCACCTTCGCCCGCGTCCTCGACCCGAAGGCGACCGACCACTTCGCGCAGGGCATGCTCTCCGTCATCGACCTCGGCAAAAGCCGTGGCGTGGGCAAGAACGTCGTCGAGGTGGTGCTGAAGCGGCCCGCCGCCGAGTTCCCGGCCCTCCTCGGCACCCTGGGCACGGCCGTCGTCAGCGCCCGGTACGCCGACCCGGCCAAGCCCGTGGGGACGGGGGCGTTCCGGCTGACGTCGTTCCAGGCCGGCCGCTCCTTCGCCGCCACCCGCTTCGACGACCACTGGGACGGCGGCGCGTACGTCGACGAGCTGCGGATCCTGTCCGCCGACGCCGACGCCCGGGGCAACGCCCTGCGGGCCGGGGAGGCGGAGTTCGGCTACGAGATGACGCCGACCTTCGCCCGGACGGTCCAGGCAGACAGGGCCGTACGGATCCTGGCCGCCAAGGGCAGCACCGCCCACGCCCTCGTGATGAAGTGCGACCAGGAGCCCTTCGACGACCCCCGGGTCACCCTGGCCCTCAAGCTGCTCGCCGACCGCGAGAAGCTCGTGCGGGTCGTCCTCGCCGGCCAGGGCGTCGTCGGCAACGACATGTTCGGCAAGGGCTACCAGTACTACCCCGGCGACGTCCCCCAGCGCACGCGTGACGTCGACGAGGCGCGCGCCCTGCTCAAGAAGGCCGGTGCGCTCAACAGGACGCTGTCCATCTACACCTCGTCGGTGGCCAACGGCTTCGTGGAGGCCGCGACCCTCTTCGCCGAGCAGGCCGCCGACGCCGGCCTGCGGGTGAAGGTGACCACCGGGCCTTCGGAGACGTACTTCAAGGACCAGCTCGCCAAGGGCGTCATGGGCAGCCACCGCTCCGGTGCGATGACCATCCCCAACTACATCAACGACCGGCTGCTCAGCACGTCCGCGTTCAACGCCTCGGCGTGGCGCCGCAAGGACTTCGACGCGACGTTCGCCAAGGCCCAGTCCACCACCGACACGGCCGAACGCACCGCCCTGTACGGCGCCTTGCAGCGCACCGTCCACGACGAGGGCGGGCTGCTCGTGTGGGGCCACCCGGACTGGCTGAACGCCGTCTCGTCGCGGGTCCGCGGCATGGAGGCGGCCCCGCCCAACACCCTGCACTCCGCCCGCTTCGACAAGGTGTGGCTGGCCTGA
- a CDS encoding MFS transporter, whose product MHDTSLRATKREWVGLAVLTLPSMLVTMDLTLLHLAVPQIGADLGPSSSQLLWITDIYGFAIAGFLITMGTLGDRVGRRLLLLLGAAAFGVASVLTAYARTPEMLIVARALLGVAGASLAPSTLSLVRHMFPVPAQRTTAVTVWSSSFMLGGALGPVVGGVLLQYFWWGSVFLLAVPVMVLLLVLGPLLLPEYRNPQGGRVDFTSSVLSMVAVLAVIYGFKEMAKHGPEPVSATAVVVGAVVGFVFVRRQRGLAHPLLDIRLFANRAFSASLMTLLVTVMFLMGLQFLIAQFLQSALGLSPLRTGMWIFPAVVAGMIAALAASTLMGRVPPAYLFGAGMALAAVGFAVLWGVSADTGPGLVLTASVLMFAGLAPISALGTDMVVGSAPPERAGPSAALSETCIEFGGALGIAVVGSLATVVYRAGMADAYPGGMPAGAAGADDTLAAALEGAARLPGEAGTALADAAREAFARGLQINAFVAAPLMLALAVGAVLLLRGVKPAAHEEHEEHEEGAAPAPAHTPGAGARDHAPSAGDGV is encoded by the coding sequence ATGCACGACACGTCCTTACGGGCGACGAAACGGGAGTGGGTCGGCCTGGCCGTGCTGACCCTTCCGTCGATGCTGGTCACGATGGACCTGACCCTGCTGCACCTGGCGGTTCCCCAGATCGGCGCGGACCTGGGCCCGAGCAGTTCCCAACTGCTGTGGATCACCGACATCTACGGGTTCGCGATCGCCGGTTTCCTCATCACGATGGGCACCCTGGGCGACCGGGTGGGACGTCGGCTCCTGCTGCTGCTCGGAGCCGCCGCCTTCGGCGTGGCGTCGGTGCTCACGGCGTACGCCCGGACGCCGGAGATGCTGATCGTCGCACGGGCCCTGCTGGGCGTGGCGGGAGCGAGCCTCGCACCCTCCACCCTGTCGCTGGTGCGCCACATGTTCCCGGTGCCCGCGCAGCGCACCACCGCCGTCACCGTCTGGTCGAGCAGCTTCATGCTCGGCGGGGCCCTGGGGCCCGTGGTGGGCGGGGTGCTCCTGCAGTACTTCTGGTGGGGCTCGGTCTTCCTGCTGGCCGTCCCGGTGATGGTCCTGCTGCTCGTGCTCGGGCCCCTCCTCCTGCCCGAGTACCGCAATCCGCAGGGCGGGCGCGTCGACTTCACCAGTTCGGTGCTGTCGATGGTCGCCGTGCTGGCCGTGATCTACGGTTTCAAGGAGATGGCCAAGCACGGTCCGGAGCCCGTCTCCGCCACGGCCGTCGTGGTCGGCGCGGTCGTCGGCTTCGTCTTCGTCCGGCGTCAACGCGGCCTGGCGCACCCCCTGCTCGACATCCGGCTGTTCGCCAACCGGGCCTTCAGCGCGTCGCTGATGACGCTGCTCGTGACCGTGATGTTCCTGATGGGCCTGCAGTTCCTCATCGCGCAGTTCCTGCAGAGCGCGTTGGGGCTCTCCCCGCTCCGCACCGGCATGTGGATCTTCCCTGCCGTGGTCGCCGGCATGATCGCCGCGCTGGCGGCCTCCACCCTCATGGGCAGGGTGCCCCCGGCCTACCTGTTCGGGGCGGGCATGGCGCTGGCGGCCGTGGGCTTCGCCGTCCTGTGGGGCGTGTCGGCGGACACCGGTCCCGGCCTCGTCCTGACGGCCTCCGTCCTCATGTTCGCCGGTCTGGCCCCGATCTCCGCCCTGGGCACCGACATGGTCGTCGGCAGCGCCCCGCCCGAACGCGCCGGGCCCTCGGCGGCCCTCTCGGAGACCTGTATCGAGTTCGGCGGCGCCCTCGGCATCGCGGTGGTGGGGAGCCTCGCCACCGTCGTCTACCGCGCCGGCATGGCCGACGCGTACCCCGGGGGAATGCCCGCCGGAGCGGCCGGCGCGGATGACACGCTGGCCGCGGCGCTGGAGGGCGCGGCGCGCCTCCCGGGAGAGGCGGGCACGGCCCTGGCGGACGCCGCTCGTGAGGCGTTCGCACGGGGCCTGCAGATCAACGCCTTCGTGGCCGCGCCCCTGATGCTCGCGTTGGCGGTGGGCGCCGTCCTGCTGCTGCGCGGAGTGAAGCCCGCGGCGCACGAGGAGCACGAGGAGCACGAGGAGGGTGCCGCTCCCGCCCCGGCGCACACCCCCGGAGCGGGGGCCCGGGACCACGCCCCGAGCGCCGGCGACGGCGTGTGA
- a CDS encoding lipocalin-like domain-containing protein, with translation MTAPTPPVPHGPAADLAGVWRLVSFETLAPDGGPRPGPLGESPVGLLFYSDTGHVAVHMMPAAGPPEYLSYAGTWHREGDRVVHTLTVAARPDWLNSVQIRLLELDGNRLTLTGGALSTAEKRVLVWERVGRDAP, from the coding sequence GTGACCGCGCCCACGCCCCCGGTCCCCCACGGGCCGGCGGCCGACCTGGCCGGGGTGTGGCGGCTGGTCTCCTTCGAGACCCTCGCCCCGGACGGCGGGCCGCGCCCGGGCCCGCTCGGGGAGTCCCCCGTCGGCCTGCTCTTCTACAGCGACACCGGGCACGTGGCCGTCCACATGATGCCCGCCGCGGGACCCCCCGAGTACCTCAGCTACGCGGGGACGTGGCACCGCGAGGGCGACCGGGTGGTCCACACCCTCACCGTCGCCGCCCGACCGGACTGGCTGAACAGCGTCCAGATCCGACTGCTGGAGCTGGACGGGAACCGGCTGACCCTCACGGGCGGCGCGCTGTCCACCGCCGAGAAGCGCGTCCTGGTGTGGGAGCGCGTCGGCCGCGACGCGCCGTGA
- a CDS encoding VOC family protein: protein MAPSIVFIVYVNDAPAAADFYADLLEIKPTFQQPAYIAFSLGEGAELALWSGRTDDLTPAARRTSEVCLTLPGGPEAIDRRFEQWEAKGVRVVSRPSDEVFGRTFVVADPDGNLIRVAPVD, encoded by the coding sequence ATGGCGCCCTCGATCGTCTTCATCGTCTACGTCAACGACGCGCCCGCGGCAGCCGACTTCTACGCGGACCTCCTGGAGATCAAGCCGACCTTCCAGCAGCCCGCGTACATCGCCTTCAGCCTGGGCGAGGGTGCGGAGCTCGCGCTCTGGAGCGGGCGGACCGACGACCTGACGCCGGCGGCGCGGCGCACCAGCGAGGTCTGTCTCACGCTGCCCGGCGGCCCCGAAGCGATCGACCGCCGGTTCGAGCAGTGGGAGGCGAAGGGCGTCCGCGTGGTCAGCCGGCCGAGCGACGAGGTGTTCGGGCGCACGTTCGTCGTCGCGGATCCGGACGGCAACCTGATCCGCGTCGCCCCCGTCGACTGA